Proteins from a single region of Neodiprion virginianus isolate iyNeoVirg1 chromosome 4, iyNeoVirg1.1, whole genome shotgun sequence:
- the LOC124303577 gene encoding nuclear hormone receptor E75-like isoform X5, protein MPDVGWMHAFEQEFDGTTVLCRVCGDKASGFHYGVHSCEGCKGFFRRSIQQKIQYRPCTKNQQCSILRINRNRCQYCRLKKCIAVGMSRDAVRFGRVPKREKARILAAMQQSSHSRSQEKAVAAELEDDQRLLATVVRAHLDTCDFTREKVAPVLARARETPNYTACPPTLACPLNPNPQPLTGQQELLQDFSKRFSPVIRGVVEFAKRIPGFSLLAQDDQVTLLKAGVFEVLLVRLACMFDAQTNSMICLNGQVLKRESIHNSSNARFLMDSMFDFAERVNALRLTDAELGLFCSVVVIAADRPGLRNTDLIERMHNKLRSALQAALAQNHPQHPDILRELLKKIPDLRTLNTLHSEKLLAFKMTEQQQQLQAQQQQQQQQQQQQQQHWPMDEEPTASWGSGSDVTLDEVKSPLSSVSSTESTCSGEVASLTEYHHSSVASSGLHASSAPLLAATLAGGLCPHRRRANSGSTSSGDDELHRGSLTKTSQPPQCPRFRKLDSPSDSGIESGTEKADKPVSTSTASSAPTSVCSSPRSEEKEFEDMPVLKRALQAPPLRDTNALIDEAYKPHKKFRALRQKDSAEAEPAVATAQQSQLHLHLTSSPAATTTTPHHSTYTSSSSSSSAISQCPPKASLLSSTHSTLAKSLMEGPRMTAEQLKRTDIIHNYIMRGDVSPGSPIPSPSPAEQCASTTTASSRSSSGGLLQCATSYSATGRWPATTSVITTTTGARHRHHHHHHHHPSHPHPHPHHHSHQIQQHMQQQQQQHHQQQQQGEYCNNSVVHIAGNGSGSGNGSNSAGSCSPQRSGSVYNAASNVCANNNVNNSCTSTSPRPSSTTSASNAAAAAATLVLSDCSSNMMELQVDIADSQQPLNLSKKSPSPSPRPTIVNGTCSSKALSLEA, encoded by the exons GGTTTCTTCAGGCGCAGCATACAACAGAAAATACAGTACAGGCCGTGCACGAAAAATCAACAGTGCAGCATACTTCGCATCAACAGAAATCGCTGCCAGTACTGCAGGCTGAAGAAGTGCATCGCCGTTGGAATGAGCCGAGATG CGGTTCGATTCGGGCGAGTACCTAAGCGCGAAAAGGCCAGGATACTCGCCGCCATGCAGCAGAGCTCGCACAGTCGTTCCCAGGAGAAGGCCGTCGCCGCCGAACTCGAGGACGACCAACGGCTACTCGCGACTGTCGTCAGGGCCCACCTCGACACCTGCGACTTCACCAGGGAAAAGGTCGCCCCCGTTTTGGCGAGGGCGAGGGAGACACCGAACTACACCGCCTGTCCGCCGACCCTG GCATGCCCGTTGAACCCGAATCCTCAGCCGTTGACGGGTCAGCAGGAGTTGCTGCAAGATTTCTCGAAGAGGTTCTCGCCGGTTATCCGAGGCGTGGTAGAGTTCGCAAAGCGCATACCAGGGTTCAGCCTTTTGGCTCAGGACGATCAGGTAACGTTGCTGAAGGCCGGGGTGTTCGAAGTGTTGCTCGTGCGGCTCGCCTGCATGTTCGACGCCCAAACGAACAGCATGATATGCCTAAACGGTCAGGTGCTGAAACGCGAGTCGATACACAACAGCAGTAACGCGCGATTCCTGATGGACTCGATGTTCGATTTTGCCGAGCGCGTGAACGCCCTGCGGTTGACCGACGCCGAGCTGGGACTTTTCTGCTCGGTCGTCGTCATTGCCGCCGACAGGCCCGGCCTGAGAAACACCGACCTTATCGAGCGTATGCACAACAAATTGCGCAGCGCGCTGCAGGCCGCGCTCGCCCAGAACCATCCCCAGCATCCCGACATCCTGAGGGAACTGTTGAAGAAGATACCCGATCTTCGTACGCTGAACACCCTACACTCCGAAAAGCTTCTGGCGTTCAAAATGACCgaacagcaacagcagctcCAGgcccagcagcagcagcagcagcaacaacaacagcaacagcaacagcacTGGCCGATGGACGAGGAGCCGACCGCCTCCTGGGGATCGGGCTCCGACGTGACCCTCGACGAGGTCAAGAGTCCGCTGAGCAGCGTATCCAGCACGGAGAGTACGTGCAGCGGCGAGGTCGCCTCGTTGACCGAGTACCATCACTCCTCCGTCGCATCGAGCGGTCTTCACGCCTCGAGCGCTCCGCTACTCGCGGCAACGCTCGCCGGAGGTCTCTGCCCTCACAGAAGAAGGGCGAACTCGGGATCTACGAGCTCAGGGGACGACGAGCTGCACCGCGGATCGTTGACGAAGACGTCCCAACCGCCGCAGTGTCCGCGATTCAGGAAGCTCGACTCGCCGAGCGACAGCGGCATCGAGTCGGGGACCGAGAAGGCCGACAAACCGGTAAGCACCAGCACGGCGAGCAGCGCTCCAACCTCGGTCTGCTCGAGTCCGAGGTCCGAGGAAAAGGAGTTCGAGGACATGCCCGTGCTCAAGAGGGCCCTTCAGGCGCCTCCGTTGCGCGACACGAACGCCCTGATCGACGAGGCCTACAAACCGCACAAGAAATTCCGGGCCCTGAGACAGAAGGACAGCGCGGAGGCCGAGCCGGCCGTAGCGACGGCCCAGCAGTCCCAGCTCCACCTTCACCTGACCTCGTCCCCGGccgcgacgacgacgacgcccCACCACTCCACCTacacgtcgtcgtcgtcgtcgtcttccGCGATATCGCAGTGCCCGCCGAAGGCCAGCCTACTCAGCAGCACCCATTCCACGCTGGCCAAGAGCCTGATGGAGGGACCCAGGATGACCGCCGAACAGCTCAAGCGCACCGACATCATACACAATTACATAATGCGCGGCGACGTCAGTCCGGGTTCTCCGATACCTTCCCCATCCCCGGCCGAACAGTGCGCCTCGACCACCACCGCAAGCTCGAGGTCATCCTCCGGCGGGCTTCTACAGTGCGCGACTTCGTATTCCGCCACCGGACGATGGCCGGCGACCACTTCCGTCATAACGACGACGACCGGGGCGCGGCACCGCcaccatcaccatcaccatcaccaCCCTTCTCATCCTCACCCTCACCCTCACCACCACAGTCACCAAATCCAGCAGCAcatgcagcagcagcagcagcagcaccatcagcagcagcaacagggAGAGTACTGCAACAACAGTGTTGTACACATAGCCGGTAACGGTTCGGGAAGTGGAAACGGTAGTAATTCCGCGGGATCTTGCTCGCCGCAGCGTAGCGGTTCGGTTTACAACGCTGCCAGCAACGTATGCGCGAACAACAACGTCAACAACTCTTGCACGAGTACGAGTCCAAGGCCGAGCTCGACGACGTCCGCTTCCAACGCGGCTGCCGCTGCGGCAACCCTGGTGTTATCTGACTGTTCGAGCAACATGATGGAACTACAGGTGGACATCGCCGATAGTCAACAGCCGTTGAATCTTTCGAAAAAATCACCGTCACCGTCGCCAAGGCCAACGATTGTCAACGGTACGTGCAGTAGTAAAGCGTTGTCGCTCGAGGCGTAA
- the LOC124303577 gene encoding nuclear hormone receptor E75-like isoform X4, whose protein sequence is MITRRDFDRNKNGREFDGTTVLCRVCGDKASGFHYGVHSCEGCKGFFRRSIQQKIQYRPCTKNQQCSILRINRNRCQYCRLKKCIAVGMSRDAVRFGRVPKREKARILAAMQQSSHSRSQEKAVAAELEDDQRLLATVVRAHLDTCDFTREKVAPVLARARETPNYTACPPTLACPLNPNPQPLTGQQELLQDFSKRFSPVIRGVVEFAKRIPGFSLLAQDDQVTLLKAGVFEVLLVRLACMFDAQTNSMICLNGQVLKRESIHNSSNARFLMDSMFDFAERVNALRLTDAELGLFCSVVVIAADRPGLRNTDLIERMHNKLRSALQAALAQNHPQHPDILRELLKKIPDLRTLNTLHSEKLLAFKMTEQQQQLQAQQQQQQQQQQQQQQHWPMDEEPTASWGSGSDVTLDEVKSPLSSVSSTESTCSGEVASLTEYHHSSVASSGLHASSAPLLAATLAGGLCPHRRRANSGSTSSGDDELHRGSLTKTSQPPQCPRFRKLDSPSDSGIESGTEKADKPVSTSTASSAPTSVCSSPRSEEKEFEDMPVLKRALQAPPLRDTNALIDEAYKPHKKFRALRQKDSAEAEPAVATAQQSQLHLHLTSSPAATTTTPHHSTYTSSSSSSSAISQCPPKASLLSSTHSTLAKSLMEGPRMTAEQLKRTDIIHNYIMRGDVSPGSPIPSPSPAEQCASTTTASSRSSSGGLLQCATSYSATGRWPATTSVITTTTGARHRHHHHHHHHPSHPHPHPHHHSHQIQQHMQQQQQQHHQQQQQGEYCNNSVVHIAGNGSGSGNGSNSAGSCSPQRSGSVYNAASNVCANNNVNNSCTSTSPRPSSTTSASNAAAAAATLVLSDCSSNMMELQVDIADSQQPLNLSKKSPSPSPRPTIVNGTCSSKALSLEA, encoded by the exons GGTTTCTTCAGGCGCAGCATACAACAGAAAATACAGTACAGGCCGTGCACGAAAAATCAACAGTGCAGCATACTTCGCATCAACAGAAATCGCTGCCAGTACTGCAGGCTGAAGAAGTGCATCGCCGTTGGAATGAGCCGAGATG CGGTTCGATTCGGGCGAGTACCTAAGCGCGAAAAGGCCAGGATACTCGCCGCCATGCAGCAGAGCTCGCACAGTCGTTCCCAGGAGAAGGCCGTCGCCGCCGAACTCGAGGACGACCAACGGCTACTCGCGACTGTCGTCAGGGCCCACCTCGACACCTGCGACTTCACCAGGGAAAAGGTCGCCCCCGTTTTGGCGAGGGCGAGGGAGACACCGAACTACACCGCCTGTCCGCCGACCCTG GCATGCCCGTTGAACCCGAATCCTCAGCCGTTGACGGGTCAGCAGGAGTTGCTGCAAGATTTCTCGAAGAGGTTCTCGCCGGTTATCCGAGGCGTGGTAGAGTTCGCAAAGCGCATACCAGGGTTCAGCCTTTTGGCTCAGGACGATCAGGTAACGTTGCTGAAGGCCGGGGTGTTCGAAGTGTTGCTCGTGCGGCTCGCCTGCATGTTCGACGCCCAAACGAACAGCATGATATGCCTAAACGGTCAGGTGCTGAAACGCGAGTCGATACACAACAGCAGTAACGCGCGATTCCTGATGGACTCGATGTTCGATTTTGCCGAGCGCGTGAACGCCCTGCGGTTGACCGACGCCGAGCTGGGACTTTTCTGCTCGGTCGTCGTCATTGCCGCCGACAGGCCCGGCCTGAGAAACACCGACCTTATCGAGCGTATGCACAACAAATTGCGCAGCGCGCTGCAGGCCGCGCTCGCCCAGAACCATCCCCAGCATCCCGACATCCTGAGGGAACTGTTGAAGAAGATACCCGATCTTCGTACGCTGAACACCCTACACTCCGAAAAGCTTCTGGCGTTCAAAATGACCgaacagcaacagcagctcCAGgcccagcagcagcagcagcagcaacaacaacagcaacagcaacagcacTGGCCGATGGACGAGGAGCCGACCGCCTCCTGGGGATCGGGCTCCGACGTGACCCTCGACGAGGTCAAGAGTCCGCTGAGCAGCGTATCCAGCACGGAGAGTACGTGCAGCGGCGAGGTCGCCTCGTTGACCGAGTACCATCACTCCTCCGTCGCATCGAGCGGTCTTCACGCCTCGAGCGCTCCGCTACTCGCGGCAACGCTCGCCGGAGGTCTCTGCCCTCACAGAAGAAGGGCGAACTCGGGATCTACGAGCTCAGGGGACGACGAGCTGCACCGCGGATCGTTGACGAAGACGTCCCAACCGCCGCAGTGTCCGCGATTCAGGAAGCTCGACTCGCCGAGCGACAGCGGCATCGAGTCGGGGACCGAGAAGGCCGACAAACCGGTAAGCACCAGCACGGCGAGCAGCGCTCCAACCTCGGTCTGCTCGAGTCCGAGGTCCGAGGAAAAGGAGTTCGAGGACATGCCCGTGCTCAAGAGGGCCCTTCAGGCGCCTCCGTTGCGCGACACGAACGCCCTGATCGACGAGGCCTACAAACCGCACAAGAAATTCCGGGCCCTGAGACAGAAGGACAGCGCGGAGGCCGAGCCGGCCGTAGCGACGGCCCAGCAGTCCCAGCTCCACCTTCACCTGACCTCGTCCCCGGccgcgacgacgacgacgcccCACCACTCCACCTacacgtcgtcgtcgtcgtcgtcttccGCGATATCGCAGTGCCCGCCGAAGGCCAGCCTACTCAGCAGCACCCATTCCACGCTGGCCAAGAGCCTGATGGAGGGACCCAGGATGACCGCCGAACAGCTCAAGCGCACCGACATCATACACAATTACATAATGCGCGGCGACGTCAGTCCGGGTTCTCCGATACCTTCCCCATCCCCGGCCGAACAGTGCGCCTCGACCACCACCGCAAGCTCGAGGTCATCCTCCGGCGGGCTTCTACAGTGCGCGACTTCGTATTCCGCCACCGGACGATGGCCGGCGACCACTTCCGTCATAACGACGACGACCGGGGCGCGGCACCGCcaccatcaccatcaccatcaccaCCCTTCTCATCCTCACCCTCACCCTCACCACCACAGTCACCAAATCCAGCAGCAcatgcagcagcagcagcagcagcaccatcagcagcagcaacagggAGAGTACTGCAACAACAGTGTTGTACACATAGCCGGTAACGGTTCGGGAAGTGGAAACGGTAGTAATTCCGCGGGATCTTGCTCGCCGCAGCGTAGCGGTTCGGTTTACAACGCTGCCAGCAACGTATGCGCGAACAACAACGTCAACAACTCTTGCACGAGTACGAGTCCAAGGCCGAGCTCGACGACGTCCGCTTCCAACGCGGCTGCCGCTGCGGCAACCCTGGTGTTATCTGACTGTTCGAGCAACATGATGGAACTACAGGTGGACATCGCCGATAGTCAACAGCCGTTGAATCTTTCGAAAAAATCACCGTCACCGTCGCCAAGGCCAACGATTGTCAACGGTACGTGCAGTAGTAAAGCGTTGTCGCTCGAGGCGTAA
- the LOC124303577 gene encoding ecdysone-inducible protein E75-like isoform X6 produces the protein MGDELPILKGILNGVVNYHNAPVRFGRVPKREKARILAAMQQSSHSRSQEKAVAAELEDDQRLLATVVRAHLDTCDFTREKVAPVLARARETPNYTACPPTLACPLNPNPQPLTGQQELLQDFSKRFSPVIRGVVEFAKRIPGFSLLAQDDQVTLLKAGVFEVLLVRLACMFDAQTNSMICLNGQVLKRESIHNSSNARFLMDSMFDFAERVNALRLTDAELGLFCSVVVIAADRPGLRNTDLIERMHNKLRSALQAALAQNHPQHPDILRELLKKIPDLRTLNTLHSEKLLAFKMTEQQQQLQAQQQQQQQQQQQQQQHWPMDEEPTASWGSGSDVTLDEVKSPLSSVSSTESTCSGEVASLTEYHHSSVASSGLHASSAPLLAATLAGGLCPHRRRANSGSTSSGDDELHRGSLTKTSQPPQCPRFRKLDSPSDSGIESGTEKADKPVSTSTASSAPTSVCSSPRSEEKEFEDMPVLKRALQAPPLRDTNALIDEAYKPHKKFRALRQKDSAEAEPAVATAQQSQLHLHLTSSPAATTTTPHHSTYTSSSSSSSAISQCPPKASLLSSTHSTLAKSLMEGPRMTAEQLKRTDIIHNYIMRGDVSPGSPIPSPSPAEQCASTTTASSRSSSGGLLQCATSYSATGRWPATTSVITTTTGARHRHHHHHHHHPSHPHPHPHHHSHQIQQHMQQQQQQHHQQQQQGEYCNNSVVHIAGNGSGSGNGSNSAGSCSPQRSGSVYNAASNVCANNNVNNSCTSTSPRPSSTTSASNAAAAAATLVLSDCSSNMMELQVDIADSQQPLNLSKKSPSPSPRPTIVNGTCSSKALSLEA, from the exons ATGGGAGACGAGCTACCGATACTGAAGGGTATCCTCAACGGGGTTGTAAATTATCACAATGCAC CGGTTCGATTCGGGCGAGTACCTAAGCGCGAAAAGGCCAGGATACTCGCCGCCATGCAGCAGAGCTCGCACAGTCGTTCCCAGGAGAAGGCCGTCGCCGCCGAACTCGAGGACGACCAACGGCTACTCGCGACTGTCGTCAGGGCCCACCTCGACACCTGCGACTTCACCAGGGAAAAGGTCGCCCCCGTTTTGGCGAGGGCGAGGGAGACACCGAACTACACCGCCTGTCCGCCGACCCTG GCATGCCCGTTGAACCCGAATCCTCAGCCGTTGACGGGTCAGCAGGAGTTGCTGCAAGATTTCTCGAAGAGGTTCTCGCCGGTTATCCGAGGCGTGGTAGAGTTCGCAAAGCGCATACCAGGGTTCAGCCTTTTGGCTCAGGACGATCAGGTAACGTTGCTGAAGGCCGGGGTGTTCGAAGTGTTGCTCGTGCGGCTCGCCTGCATGTTCGACGCCCAAACGAACAGCATGATATGCCTAAACGGTCAGGTGCTGAAACGCGAGTCGATACACAACAGCAGTAACGCGCGATTCCTGATGGACTCGATGTTCGATTTTGCCGAGCGCGTGAACGCCCTGCGGTTGACCGACGCCGAGCTGGGACTTTTCTGCTCGGTCGTCGTCATTGCCGCCGACAGGCCCGGCCTGAGAAACACCGACCTTATCGAGCGTATGCACAACAAATTGCGCAGCGCGCTGCAGGCCGCGCTCGCCCAGAACCATCCCCAGCATCCCGACATCCTGAGGGAACTGTTGAAGAAGATACCCGATCTTCGTACGCTGAACACCCTACACTCCGAAAAGCTTCTGGCGTTCAAAATGACCgaacagcaacagcagctcCAGgcccagcagcagcagcagcagcaacaacaacagcaacagcaacagcacTGGCCGATGGACGAGGAGCCGACCGCCTCCTGGGGATCGGGCTCCGACGTGACCCTCGACGAGGTCAAGAGTCCGCTGAGCAGCGTATCCAGCACGGAGAGTACGTGCAGCGGCGAGGTCGCCTCGTTGACCGAGTACCATCACTCCTCCGTCGCATCGAGCGGTCTTCACGCCTCGAGCGCTCCGCTACTCGCGGCAACGCTCGCCGGAGGTCTCTGCCCTCACAGAAGAAGGGCGAACTCGGGATCTACGAGCTCAGGGGACGACGAGCTGCACCGCGGATCGTTGACGAAGACGTCCCAACCGCCGCAGTGTCCGCGATTCAGGAAGCTCGACTCGCCGAGCGACAGCGGCATCGAGTCGGGGACCGAGAAGGCCGACAAACCGGTAAGCACCAGCACGGCGAGCAGCGCTCCAACCTCGGTCTGCTCGAGTCCGAGGTCCGAGGAAAAGGAGTTCGAGGACATGCCCGTGCTCAAGAGGGCCCTTCAGGCGCCTCCGTTGCGCGACACGAACGCCCTGATCGACGAGGCCTACAAACCGCACAAGAAATTCCGGGCCCTGAGACAGAAGGACAGCGCGGAGGCCGAGCCGGCCGTAGCGACGGCCCAGCAGTCCCAGCTCCACCTTCACCTGACCTCGTCCCCGGccgcgacgacgacgacgcccCACCACTCCACCTacacgtcgtcgtcgtcgtcgtcttccGCGATATCGCAGTGCCCGCCGAAGGCCAGCCTACTCAGCAGCACCCATTCCACGCTGGCCAAGAGCCTGATGGAGGGACCCAGGATGACCGCCGAACAGCTCAAGCGCACCGACATCATACACAATTACATAATGCGCGGCGACGTCAGTCCGGGTTCTCCGATACCTTCCCCATCCCCGGCCGAACAGTGCGCCTCGACCACCACCGCAAGCTCGAGGTCATCCTCCGGCGGGCTTCTACAGTGCGCGACTTCGTATTCCGCCACCGGACGATGGCCGGCGACCACTTCCGTCATAACGACGACGACCGGGGCGCGGCACCGCcaccatcaccatcaccatcaccaCCCTTCTCATCCTCACCCTCACCCTCACCACCACAGTCACCAAATCCAGCAGCAcatgcagcagcagcagcagcagcaccatcagcagcagcaacagggAGAGTACTGCAACAACAGTGTTGTACACATAGCCGGTAACGGTTCGGGAAGTGGAAACGGTAGTAATTCCGCGGGATCTTGCTCGCCGCAGCGTAGCGGTTCGGTTTACAACGCTGCCAGCAACGTATGCGCGAACAACAACGTCAACAACTCTTGCACGAGTACGAGTCCAAGGCCGAGCTCGACGACGTCCGCTTCCAACGCGGCTGCCGCTGCGGCAACCCTGGTGTTATCTGACTGTTCGAGCAACATGATGGAACTACAGGTGGACATCGCCGATAGTCAACAGCCGTTGAATCTTTCGAAAAAATCACCGTCACCGTCGCCAAGGCCAACGATTGTCAACGGTACGTGCAGTAGTAAAGCGTTGTCGCTCGAGGCGTAA